One window from the genome of Anopheles merus strain MAF chromosome 3R, AmerM5.1, whole genome shotgun sequence encodes:
- the LOC121597917 gene encoding kynurenine formamidase, whose product MAKQIGFGRAGGEDLLITHHTHHSTCRCRSLISRVALVVLCFALATNQYQSGSGTVVVAAAAAAASTTTPPVQVTRWLGKLSRYVQFRGGKTPLTCQGMMEEGGPPSESTLITWEKQYSPSAWSVRFPTPAEVIDFHVKFVKSESDKNREQLETLLDVPYGSGDRDKVDIYGENLPPDAPLFVYVHGGYWQMLEKETSAYPAKPLVDRGVRVMIVGYELCPEVTLEELVRQMKAAGEFVLNYATENGVRHISIAGHSAGAHLIASMLDRPFMDAVGEELALLKDVYLISGVYNVQELRYTKSVNKDNLLGISDANAKSLSPLYASYEHLRPIVEQQQGGALRFHVYVAEHDSDVFREMAVKMSELLRSYGMRCDLSVLPGLDHFDIVEKLASADYTITAAILAGVAATGEKS is encoded by the exons ATGGCTAAGCAAATCGGCTTCGGACGGGCTGGAGGAGAAGACCTACTGATAACGCATCATACTCACCACAGTACATGTCGCTGCAGATCGCTCATCAGCAGGGTGGCATTAGTCGTGTTGTGTTTTGCGCTCGCCACTAATCAATACCAGTCGGGATCGGGGACAGttgtagtagcagcagcagcagcagcagcaagtacCACCACACCGCCCGTACAAGTGACCCGCTGGCTGGGGAAGTTATCCCGCTACGTACAGTTTCGCGGCGGAAAGACACCGTTAACCTGCCAGGGAATGATGGAAGAAGGTGGACCACCTTCGGAAAGTACGCTGATCACGTGGGAAAAGCAGTACTCCCCATCGGCGTGGAGCGTTCGCTTTCCAACGCCCGCCGAAGTGATCGACTTTCATGTGAAGTTTGTAAAAAGTG AAAGCGACAAGAACAGGGAGCAGCTGGAAACGCTGCTGGACGTCCCGTACGGCAGTGGCGATCGGGACAAGGTCGACATTTACGGTGAAAATCTGCCCCCGGATGCACCGCTGTTTGTGTACGTGCACGGTGGCTACTGGCAGATGCTGGAGAAGGAAACGTCCGCCTATCCGGCAAAGCCGCTCGTCGACCGTGGCGTGCGCGTGATGATCGTGGGCTACGAGCTGTGCCCGGAGGTAACGCTGGAGGAGCTGGTACGGCAGATGAAGGCGGCCGGAGAGTTTGTGCTGAACTATGCCACCGAAAATGGTGTCCG ACACATCTCGATCGCGGGCCATTCGGCTGGTGCTCACCTGATCGCTAGCATGCTGGACCGTCCGTTCATGGATGCGGTTGGCGAGGAGCTTGCCCTGCTCAAGGATGTGTATCTCATCTCGGGCGTTTACAATGTGCAGGAGCTACGCTACACGAAGAGTGTGAACAAGGACAATCTGCTCGGCATAAGTGATGCGAATGCAAAATCGCTATCCCCGCTGTACGCTAGCTACGAGCATCTGCGACCGAttgtcgagcagcagcagggtggGGCGCTACGGTTTCACGTGTACGTTGCCGAGCACGATAGTGATGTGTTTCGTGAGATGGCCGTTAAGATGAGCGAATTGTTGCGATCGTACGGGATGCGGTGCGATCTGAGCGTGCTGCCCGGGCTCGATCACTTCGATATAGTGGAAAAG
- the LOC121597922 gene encoding probable serine hydrolase yields MVVKGSGVMLVKSLLGSLFSHETRGIVQRTAVRYSHHHQAHDLVEEHDRQHDVEEVRIPVPYGEIAGKWWGPRDVRPIVCIHGWQDNAGTFDRLIPLLPKHMSFLALDLPGHGLSSRIPDGMSYHTLDNTLSLFHVMREYRWKKLSLMGHSMGSIISFLFTSTFPDKVDFYIGIDALKPHIADAAKFPGRLEKRLPQSLLADARNREKSEPPAYPYEELIERLHLGTNKSVTREAAPFLLYRNTRKSTLHPDRYYFTRDSRLKYGLGMGWDQAINLELAKRVVQPYLFIKAKHSPYYEERKYFDEFVELVKRNNPQFELEFVDSTHHLHLTEPEKVVPIVGRFLGKYWKEERG; encoded by the exons ATGGTGGTTAAGGGCAGCGGTGTGATGTTGGTGAAATCCTTGCTCGGGTCACTGTTTTCCCACGAAACGAGAGGAATCGTTCAGCGGACGGCCGTACGATACAGCCATCACCATCAGGCGCACGATCTGGTGGAGGAGCACGATCGGCAACATGAC GTGGAGGAGGTGCGCATTCCGGTGCCGTACGGTGAGATTGCCGGCAAGTGGTGGGGCCCACGGGACGTACGGCCGATCGTGTGCATTCACGGCTGGCAGGATAATGCGGGCACGTTCGATCGGCTGATCCCACTGCTACCGAAGCACATGAGCTTCCTGGCGCTGGACCTTCCCGGCCATGGGCTGTCCTCCCGCATCCCGGACGGCATGTCGTACCACACGCTGGACAACACGCTCAGCCTGTTCCACGTGATGCGCGAGTACCGCTGGAAGAAACTCTCGCTAATGGGCCACTCGATGGGTTCGATCATAAGCTTCCTGTTCACCTCAACCTTCCCCGATAAGGTCGATTTTTACATTGGCATCGATGCGCTCAAACCTCACATTGCCGATGCGGCCAAATTTCCGGGTCGGTTGGAAAAACGCCTGCCCCAGTCACTGCTGGCGGATGCGAGGAATCGGGAAAAGTCCGAACCACCGGCCTACCCGTACGAGGAGCTAATAGAACGGCTGCATCTCGGCACGAACAAATCGGTCACACGTGAGGCGGCTCCGTTTCTGCTGTATCGTAACACGCGCAAATCAACGCTCCATCCCGACCGATACTACTTTACGCGGGACAGCCGGCTAAAGTACGGGCTGGGGATGGGCTGGGATCAGGCGATCAATTTGGAGCTTGCCAAGCGGGTGGTGCAGCCGTACCTGTTCATCAAGGCGAAACACTCGCCCTACTACGAGGAGCGCAAGTACTTTGATGAGTTTGTGGAGCTGGTGAAGCGGAACAATCCACAGTTTGAGCTGGAGTTTGTGGACAGTACGCATCATCTGCATCTGACCGAGCCGGAAAAGGTGGTGCCGATTGTGGGACGGTTTCTCGGCAAGTACTGGAAGGAGGAGAGAGGATGA
- the LOC121597923 gene encoding probable serine hydrolase, translated as MASKQARAVQTNRTASQQDDEESRRAISNVEHHPLIRFIELQDKQNGVTEVQIPVPYGSIAGKWFGPKNVRPILCLHGWLDNSGTFDRLIPLLPPDVSFLAIDLPGHGYSSRIPDGMSYFQVDCIPLILRIMREYGWSKVSLMAHSMGAVIMFIFAALFPDKVDLLIGLDALKPLSFYPDRFPERMHKQVLKFIQADLRNQEKSEPPSYTYEEMMDRLYEGTAASVSRETCPYLLQRNIKPSRKFPGKYYFDRDNRMKYNVISGWSDDVNAELGKRITAPFLTVKAMDSPYPGSKEGFDQMVDILKKANPKYEVVYVPGSHHVHLTEPEHVVPVVVDFLRRYWQKEVDVVSKL; from the exons ATGGCATCCAAGCAGGCTCGAGCAGTTCAAACCAATCGTACCGCCTCGCAGCAAGACGATGAAGAGAGCCGTCGAGCCATCAGTAACGTGGAGCATCATCCGCTGATTCGCTTTATCGAACTGCAAGACAAACAGAACGGT GTAACTGAAGTGCAAATTCCCGTCCCGTACGGCAGCATCGCTGGGAAGTGGTTTGGACCGAAAAATGTTCGCCCCATCCTGTGCCTACACGGATGGCTCGATAACAGTGGTACGTTCGATCGGCTCATTCCCCTACTGCCGCCCGACGTGAGCTTCCTGGCGATCGATCTACCCGGCCATGGATATTCCTCCCGCATCCCGGACGGTATGTCGTACTTCCAGGTCGACTGTATCCCACTCATCCTTCGCATTATGCGCGAGTACGGCTGGTCGAAGGTGTCCCTGATGGCACACTCCATGGGCGCAGTGATAATGTTCATCTTTGCCGCCCTGTTCCCGGACAAGGTCGATCTACTGATCGGGCTCGATGCGCTCAAGCCGCTCAGCTTCTATCCCGACCGCTTCCCGGAGCGTATGCACAAACAGGTGCTGAAGTTTATACAGGCCGATCTAAGGAATCAGGAAAAATCGGAACCCCCATCCTACACGTACGAAGAGATGATGGACCGGCTGTACGAAGGGACGGCTGCTTCGGTGTCGCGCGAAACCTGTCCCTACCTGCTGCAGCGTAACATAAAGCCATCGCGCAAGTTTCCCGGCAAGTACTACTTCGATCGGGACAATCGTATGAAATATAACGTCATTTCCGGCTGGTCGGACGATGTCAATGCGGAGCTGGGGAAGCGTATAACGGCACCGTTTCTGACGGTGAAAGCGATGGATTCACCGTACCCCGGTTCGAAGGAGGGTTTTGACCAAATGGTGGACATTTTGAAGAAAGCAAACCCCAAGTATGAGGTGGTGTACGTGCCCGGATCGCACCATGTACATCTGACCGAGCCGGAACATGTCgtaccggtggtggtggatttCCTGCGACGATACTGGCAGAAGGAGGTGGACGTAGTTAGCAAGCTTTAA
- the LOC121597925 gene encoding probable serine hydrolase translates to MDTQSLETLVERHDREHGVQEVRIRVPFGELAGKWWGPRNVRPIVCLHGWQDNAGTFDTLIPLLPSHMSFLALDLPGHGYSSRIPDGMSYQPMNVFYLLNFVMHEYGWRKISLLSHSMGSVLHYAYAAIFPTRVDLLISLDALKPQIFRPAGLVSMMAELTPELLRADLRNQERTEPPSYTYAETVDRLYEGAVNSITREACPFLLQRNLRKSAKFPDRYYFARDSRLKYGTGFLWSQEVNKRLALNLTMPFLFVKATESPYWERKQYYDEVIEILERNNARFELRYVEGTHHVHLSHPERVAPVVADFLNRYWQRDEEMASKL, encoded by the exons atggacaCGCAATCGCTGGAAACGCTCGTCGAGCGGCATGATCGTGAACACGGC GTACAGGAGGTACGCATCCGCGTCCCGTTCGGTGAGCTGGCCGGTAAGTGGTGGGGCCCCCGGAACGTCCGCCCGATCGTGTGCCTGCACGGCTGGCAGGACAATGCCGGCACGTTCGACACACTGATCCCGCTACTGCCGTCCCACATGAGCTTCCTGGCGCTGGACCTACCCGGCCACGGGTATTCCTCCCGCATCCCGGACGGTATGTCCTACCAGCCGATGAACGTGTTCTATCTGCTCAACTTCGTAATGCACGAGTACGGCTGGCGCAAAATATCGCTCCTGAGCCACTCGATGGGCTCGGTGCTGCACTACGCGTACGCGGCCATCTTCCCGACCCGCGTCGACCTGCTCATCTCGCTCGATGCGCTCAAGCCGCAAATCTTTCGCCCCGCAGGGCTCGTATCGATGATGGCGGAACTAACGCCCGAGCTGCTGCGGGCGGATCTGCGCAATCAGGAAAGGACGGAACCACCGTCCTACACGTACGCCGAAACGGTCGATCGGTTGTACGAGGGTGCGGTGAACTCGATCACCCGCGAAGCTTGTCCCTTTCTGCTGCAGCGCAATCTGCGCAAATCGGCCAAATTCCCCGACCGGTACTACTTTGCGCGGGACAGTCGGTTAAAGTACGGGACCGGGTTTTTGTGGTCGCAGGAGGTTAACAAACGGTTGGCGCTGAACCTAACGATGCCGTTTCTGTTTGTGAAGGCAACGGAATCACCGTACTGGGAGCGGAAGCAGTACTACGACGAGGTGATCGAGATACTGGAGCGCAATAATGCGCGGTTTGAGCTGCGGTATGTGGAGGGCACGCACCATGTGCATCTGTCCCATCCGGAGCGGGTGGCGCCGGTGGTGGCGGACTTTCTGAATCGCTACTGGCAAAGGGATGAGGAGATGGCGAGTAAGCTTTAG